From the genome of Rhizobium leguminosarum, one region includes:
- a CDS encoding BON domain-containing protein — MKFSSDSYGHEECCSQGHSSASTIATIEAALSADSNIDSSAIQIRMLGPVVLLEGYITNTADREKAISLVAMIVGQENVQDRMLSRFPSSSRRDLDGLGLRY; from the coding sequence ATGAAGTTCAGCTCTGACAGCTACGGCCATGAAGAGTGCTGTTCACAAGGCCATAGTTCGGCGTCGACCATCGCGACAATCGAAGCAGCCCTTTCCGCCGATTCAAACATCGACAGCAGTGCCATCCAGATCAGGATGCTCGGCCCTGTCGTCCTGCTCGAAGGCTACATAACAAACACCGCAGACCGCGAGAAAGCCATCTCGCTTGTGGCGATGATCGTCGGCCAGGAGAACGTCCAGGACCGAATGCTGAGCCGTTTCCCCAGCAGTAGCCGACGGGATTTAGACGGGCTGGGACTAAGGTACTAA
- the istB gene encoding IS21-like element helper ATPase IstB, with translation MLTHPTLDQMQALGLAGMATAYRELAAQNNSSDLSRDEWLGLMLDRETALRSDKRLTNRLAASKLRFPDACIENIDFAAHRGLDRRNTLSLAQGAWLKAHENMIITGQTGTGKTWLACAFGRQAARLDHSILYLRMPRLFEDLGLARLDGRFPRLVDKLARVQLLILDDWGTHTLTDQQRLDLLEIFEERYRRKSTLITAQLPVAQWHDMIGEPTIADAILDRIIHNAHRIALEGDSMRRQKTPSHLTGAENGEINRS, from the coding sequence ATGCTGACACATCCAACCCTCGATCAGATGCAGGCCCTTGGCCTTGCCGGAATGGCAACGGCCTATCGCGAACTTGCCGCTCAGAACAACAGCAGCGATCTCAGCCGCGACGAGTGGCTCGGCCTGATGCTCGATCGGGAAACGGCTCTGCGATCCGACAAGCGCCTGACCAACCGGCTTGCAGCTTCAAAGCTCCGCTTTCCCGACGCCTGCATCGAGAACATCGACTTTGCCGCTCATCGTGGTCTCGACCGCCGCAACACTCTGTCGCTTGCGCAAGGGGCGTGGTTGAAGGCACATGAGAATATGATCATCACCGGCCAGACCGGCACGGGAAAAACCTGGCTCGCCTGCGCCTTCGGCCGTCAGGCTGCCCGGCTCGATCATTCCATCCTCTACCTGCGTATGCCGCGTCTGTTCGAAGATCTGGGCCTTGCCAGGCTTGACGGCCGCTTTCCACGCCTGGTCGACAAACTCGCCCGCGTCCAGTTGCTGATCCTCGACGACTGGGGAACGCACACGCTCACAGATCAACAACGCCTCGACCTGCTGGAAATCTTCGAGGAACGCTATCGCCGGAAATCAACGCTCATCACCGCGCAGCTTCCTGTCGCCCAGTGGCATGACATGATCGGAGAACCGACCATCGCAGACGCAATCCTCGATCGGATCATCCACAATGCGCACCGCATTGCCCTTGAAGGCGACAGCATGCGACGGCAAAAAACACCATCCCACTTGACCGGCGCTGAAAACGGCGAAATCAATCGCTCATGA
- a CDS encoding ISNCY family transposase, giving the protein MRQERTVQANIFDLFAEHEIGRELKAMSQWLDEHRDLLGLVAQDLRRHGVKETGREGLPAEAVLRCALLKQHRQLSYEELAFHLEDSASFRAFARLPWGWNPKKSVLHKTISAIRAGTFEAINRVLLTSARQDKVERGKVVRIDSTVTSALMHEPSDSSLLWDCVRVMVRLLQQAASLGSAISWHDHCRAAKKRSRAIQFTRGRPKRVQHYRALLRITRTTLSYLEQAAAQLPLAAGPAVELWQAQLRHYKPLIERIIAQTERRVLAGEAVPAGDKLVSLFEPHADIIVKGSRDVEYGHKINLTTGTSGLILDLVVETGNPADSERLLPMLERHIGIWGEAPRQAAADGGYASRDNLSRAKAWGICDMAFHKKCGLRIEDMVKSRWVYRKLRNFRAGIEAGISCLKRAYGLGRCTWRGLDHFKAYVWSSVVAYNLALFARLRPT; this is encoded by the coding sequence ATGCGCCAAGAACGCACCGTCCAAGCCAATATATTCGATCTTTTCGCCGAACACGAGATCGGCCGCGAGCTGAAAGCCATGTCGCAATGGCTGGATGAGCATCGTGATCTGCTCGGGCTGGTAGCGCAGGACCTGCGCCGCCACGGCGTCAAGGAGACCGGCCGCGAGGGCCTGCCGGCGGAGGCCGTGCTGCGTTGCGCCCTGCTCAAACAACACCGTCAGTTGAGTTATGAGGAGTTGGCCTTTCATCTGGAAGATTCCGCCTCGTTCCGGGCCTTTGCCCGGCTGCCGTGGGGGTGGAACCCGAAGAAGTCGGTCTTGCACAAGACGATCAGCGCGATCCGGGCCGGGACCTTTGAAGCGATCAATCGCGTGCTGTTGACGAGCGCCCGGCAGGACAAGGTGGAACGCGGCAAGGTCGTGCGCATCGACAGCACCGTCACTTCGGCGCTGATGCACGAACCGAGCGACAGTAGTCTTTTGTGGGACTGCGTGCGGGTGATGGTGCGGCTGTTGCAGCAGGCGGCTTCCTTGGGCAGCGCCATCTCATGGCACGATCACTGCCGCGCGGCGAAGAAGCGATCCCGGGCGATCCAATTTACCCGCGGTCGTCCGAAACGAGTTCAGCACTATCGCGCGCTGCTCAGGATCACGCGCACCACCTTGAGCTATCTCGAACAGGCGGCGGCGCAACTGCCCTTGGCGGCGGGCCCGGCGGTCGAACTCTGGCAGGCCCAACTCCGCCACTATAAGCCGCTGATCGAACGGATCATCGCCCAGACCGAGCGGCGGGTCCTGGCCGGCGAGGCGGTGCCGGCTGGCGACAAGCTGGTCAGTTTGTTCGAGCCGCATGCCGACATCATCGTCAAAGGCAGCCGCGACGTCGAGTATGGCCATAAGATCAATTTGACCACCGGCACAAGCGGGCTGATCCTCGACCTCGTCGTCGAAACCGGCAACCCGGCCGACAGCGAGCGCTTGCTGCCGATGCTGGAACGCCACATCGGCATCTGGGGCGAGGCGCCGCGTCAGGCGGCGGCCGACGGCGGCTATGCCAGCCGCGATAATTTGAGCCGAGCCAAAGCCTGGGGCATCTGCGACATGGCCTTCCACAAGAAGTGCGGCCTCAGGATCGAAGACATGGTCAAGAGCCGCTGGGTCTATCGCAAGCTGCGCAACTTCCGCGCCGGCATCGAGGCCGGCATCTCCTGCCTCAAACGCGCCTACGGCTTGGGGCGCTGCACCTGGCGTGGGCTCGACCACTTCAAGGCTTATGTCTGGTCCTCGGTGGTCGCATACAATCTCGCCCTCTTCGCCCGCCTCAGGCCGACCTGA
- a CDS encoding cation:proton antiporter has protein sequence MDLYIITLTIVGVVVLLTAWLPMVMRRLPLSLPIACLAIGALLAWSPFPLLPQFNPLENREFTERMTEIVVIVALMGAGLKLDRPIGWRRWMTTWRLLGIAMPLTIVVLAFLGSWILGLGAASALLLGACLAPTDPVLASDVQVGPPQTGEEDEVRFALTSEAGLNDGLSFPFVHLAIALALAVKEGVSLLQHWAFLDVFWRLAAGAFMGWALGKAFGFLSFRMMGSSLAKTQDGFVALGMTFTTYGLTQLIGGYGFVAVFLAAIAFRASERDHDFHEQLHDFSEQIERLLMMVLLVCLGSIAASGQLLAGIDWRVSAFVVLAIAFVRPIIGWLSLLGAGHSPGETVIIAVFGIRGLGSIYYLAYATGQAEFENVQTVWATVLLIILVSIVVHGIAVTPTMRWIDGRRSRAARRQPARSVH, from the coding sequence ATGGACCTTTATATCATCACTCTTACTATCGTTGGCGTGGTCGTGCTTCTGACAGCCTGGTTGCCGATGGTAATGAGACGACTGCCACTGTCTCTCCCGATCGCCTGTCTAGCCATTGGCGCGCTTCTTGCGTGGTCACCGTTCCCACTTCTGCCGCAGTTCAATCCTCTCGAGAACCGCGAATTCACCGAACGGATGACCGAGATCGTCGTCATTGTCGCGCTGATGGGAGCAGGGCTTAAACTAGACCGTCCGATTGGATGGAGGCGGTGGATGACGACATGGCGGCTTCTGGGCATAGCAATGCCGCTGACGATCGTTGTTCTCGCATTCCTCGGATCATGGATACTGGGTCTCGGAGCGGCGTCTGCTCTTTTGCTCGGAGCTTGCCTTGCCCCGACCGATCCGGTCCTCGCCAGCGATGTGCAGGTCGGGCCACCGCAGACTGGAGAGGAGGACGAGGTCCGTTTTGCGCTCACCTCCGAAGCAGGGCTTAACGACGGCTTGAGCTTCCCGTTCGTCCACCTTGCCATCGCCCTGGCGCTTGCCGTGAAGGAGGGCGTCTCCCTTTTGCAACATTGGGCATTTCTGGACGTGTTCTGGAGACTGGCCGCGGGCGCCTTTATGGGATGGGCGCTGGGGAAGGCTTTCGGTTTTTTGTCGTTCAGGATGATGGGAAGCAGCCTCGCAAAAACGCAGGACGGCTTCGTCGCTCTTGGAATGACCTTCACCACGTATGGGTTGACTCAACTAATCGGTGGCTACGGCTTCGTCGCCGTGTTCCTTGCGGCGATCGCGTTCAGAGCGAGTGAACGAGACCACGATTTTCACGAGCAGCTTCATGATTTCTCGGAGCAGATAGAACGCTTGCTGATGATGGTCCTACTTGTCTGCCTCGGGTCGATCGCGGCAAGCGGGCAGCTTCTGGCAGGTATCGATTGGCGGGTCTCGGCCTTCGTCGTTTTGGCGATCGCGTTCGTTCGTCCAATCATCGGCTGGCTGAGTTTACTCGGAGCCGGACATTCGCCCGGCGAAACTGTGATTATCGCCGTCTTCGGCATCAGAGGGCTTGGGTCGATCTATTATCTCGCATACGCCACGGGTCAAGCCGAGTTCGAGAACGTCCAAACCGTCTGGGCGACAGTGCTCCTGATCATCCTTGTTTCGATCGTGGTGCACGGTATCGCGGTTACTCCCACGATGAGATGGATCGATGGTCGAAGGTCCCGAGCCGCTCGGCGGCAACCGGCGCGTTCAGTTCACTAA
- the istA gene encoding IS21 family transposase has translation MPRRKQARRTTVKDIRSILRLTHEQGLSVRAVSERLKISKTSVATYLLRARETGLSVWPLPAGLDDDAALERHLFRRVGRPPQDLVEPDWRSVSAELKRKGVTLTLLWQEYRASHPDGYGYTWFCDRFAVFERRAHATFRNRHEAGAVMQTDYAGHTIPIIDPSTGVIHSAQIFVAMLPASSLTFACASFSQKLPDWIEGQERALSFFGGVTKAIVCDNLKAGVAKALWFEPTLNATFAAMAEHYDTTILPTRSRKPRDKAKVEGAVLIVERWILARLRNRRFFSLADLNAAISVLLDDLNNRPMRHIGKSRRDLFEEVERKALAPLPATPFDYAEWKSAKVHPDYHVEVDKTFYSVPHRLIGRQVDVRLTHRVVEVFLDHKRIASHIRRSQRSGHVTVNEHMPKSHQRYANTTPASLLNQAARIGVNTAILVERMMRDRPHPEQGYRSAFGILSLARRYETDRLEAACERALVINSITYSSVAAILKSGLDRTKPQTDPAKPTPPHTNIRGGSYYQ, from the coding sequence ATGCCAAGACGGAAGCAAGCGAGACGAACGACAGTGAAAGACATTCGATCGATACTGCGACTGACGCACGAGCAGGGCCTTTCGGTTCGCGCCGTTTCGGAACGCCTGAAGATCAGCAAAACCTCTGTGGCGACGTATCTGTTGCGAGCGAGGGAGACCGGACTTTCGGTCTGGCCGTTGCCTGCGGGCCTGGACGATGATGCCGCGCTGGAGCGACATCTTTTCCGGCGCGTTGGCCGGCCGCCACAGGACTTGGTCGAGCCGGATTGGCGGTCCGTTTCCGCCGAGCTGAAGCGCAAGGGTGTAACGCTGACGCTGCTCTGGCAGGAATACAGGGCGAGCCATCCCGACGGCTACGGCTACACATGGTTTTGCGACCGTTTTGCCGTCTTCGAACGCCGCGCTCACGCGACGTTCCGCAACCGTCATGAGGCGGGCGCGGTGATGCAGACGGATTATGCCGGCCACACCATCCCCATCATCGACCCTTCGACCGGCGTCATCCATTCGGCACAAATCTTTGTGGCGATGCTTCCCGCCTCGTCGTTGACATTCGCCTGTGCCAGCTTCAGCCAGAAACTGCCGGACTGGATCGAGGGCCAGGAACGCGCGCTGAGCTTCTTCGGCGGCGTCACGAAGGCGATCGTGTGCGACAACCTGAAGGCAGGCGTCGCCAAGGCGCTGTGGTTCGAGCCGACGCTCAACGCCACCTTCGCTGCTATGGCCGAACATTACGATACGACCATCCTGCCGACCAGAAGCCGCAAGCCGCGTGACAAAGCCAAGGTCGAAGGTGCAGTGCTGATCGTCGAGCGCTGGATATTGGCTCGCCTCAGAAACCGACGCTTCTTCAGTCTGGCTGATCTGAATGCCGCGATCTCGGTTCTGCTTGACGACTTGAACAACCGCCCGATGCGCCACATCGGAAAGTCGCGCCGAGACCTGTTCGAGGAGGTAGAGAGAAAGGCGCTTGCGCCGCTGCCAGCAACGCCGTTCGACTATGCGGAATGGAAATCGGCGAAGGTCCATCCCGATTACCATGTCGAGGTCGACAAGACCTTCTACTCTGTGCCGCACCGCTTGATCGGCCGACAGGTTGATGTGCGTCTGACCCACCGGGTGGTCGAGGTATTTCTCGATCACAAGCGGATTGCCAGCCATATCAGGCGTTCTCAGCGATCCGGGCATGTGACGGTCAACGAGCATATGCCCAAATCCCACCAGCGTTATGCCAACACGACGCCGGCATCGCTTTTGAACCAGGCGGCAAGGATCGGGGTGAACACCGCCATTCTGGTCGAGCGGATGATGCGCGATCGTCCTCATCCCGAACAAGGATATCGCTCGGCCTTCGGCATTCTGTCCCTTGCCCGCCGTTACGAGACGGATCGCCTGGAAGCGGCGTGCGAGCGGGCGCTGGTCATCAACTCCATCACCTATTCCTCTGTCGCCGCCATTCTCAAATCCGGTCTCGATCGAACCAAACCCCAGACAGACCCGGCAAAACCCACCCCGCCGCACACCAACATCCGCGGCGGCTCCTATTACCAGTGA